The Mustelus asterias chromosome 13, sMusAst1.hap1.1, whole genome shotgun sequence genomic sequence CTGAAACATGAGTAAAAGCTACACATCAAGCATAAGGTGTAAAGTTAATATAGTGGTGCAACACAAGTACCAAGAACATAAGACAggggcagaagtgggccattcggaccctcaagcctgctctgccacagcggcactgtggcacagtggttagcaatgccaggaacccagattcaatttcggcctcagttgactgtctgtgtggagtttgcaagttctctccgtgtctgcgtgggtttccttcgggtactccggttttctcctacagtccaaagatgtgtgggttaggttgattgacaatgctcaattgccccttagtgtcaggggtactagcagggtaaatacatggggttacagagatagcgccAGGGTTGGATTGtcgtcagtgtaggctcgatgtgTTGAAtggctctttctgtactgtagggattctatgatttattcaataagatcatggctaatcaggtTGTGATcataactccacattcctgcctgcccccTATAACCATCCACTCCTTATAGATATAAAATATGTATTTTCAATCACTCAGCCTCctcagctctctggggtagagaacccCAAATGTTAACCACCCTTAAAGAACTACATCTTCATCTacatcttaaatgggaggccccttatttttaaactgtgcccctagTTTAGAATcggccacaaggggaaacatcctctcagcatctagcctgtcaaaccctctcagaatcttatatgtttcaataaggtcacctctcactcttctaaactccaaaaagCAGAGGTCCAACCTgcgcaatctttcctcataagacaaccccttaaTCACAGAaattaacctagtgaaccttctctgaactgcttccagagTACCATGCCAATGACAGAATAGCTTCATGTTGGTTCCCTAGCCTCTTTAAATCCTAACTGCCAGTCTCAGTTACCTTACTGCGGGGAATACTGAGGAGCAAAGTGGGAAGAAGAGACAAAGCAACAATTAAGTGGCCAAAATCTTTCACCCATGCCCAGCAGCTAGTTTTATGGTGCCATTAGTTGAGCCTGAGAGTTTACTGCTCACCCACCTgaccctccttcactcccccaaAACCTTGTGCAGCAAAGAAAAACAATGTAATAAAAAGTCAGTAGAAAGAAAAAGTACATCCTGTATCACTGTAACAGGATGCATTAACATGCAGGCTAGCAAAATGCGTATTTCTAAAATCTCAGCCGAGTAATCTTGAAaggcagagagagggtgtgagaaagagagagagaaaattcagGAGTTAAATAGTGCTGCTTACACATGCCTTCTGTCTGTTGGTGGCTAATGGAGAATCACAGAGCCTGTAAGCATTGTGCCTACCAATGCTCTGTGGATAACACTTGGGGGcgggctggtgggggggtggggggaggtgagtgttAGCAAAGGGCTTACAAAATGGTGGAAACAGGAGGTCGAAAACAGGGCTCTTTTTGTTAAAATATATGCTAAAAAAATAAAGAGCATGGATTTTCAGAAATGAAATCTATCATCTTTTACTGAAATCCCCAATTCAAGTTCAGAGATTCAAACTTTGTCATTTGAAAACAATAGGAGCTCTAACTCCACGCTGTTTCTTTGTCTAACAGGCCCTGTGTTGTCCCTGTTTAAATACAGTGCTTCAACATGATCACTGAATTTTATTTGAACATTTTCCCCTTTTTTATCCCAAACAGAATCCAGAATTGAAAATCATAATTGCCTACATGCACAGCACTGAAGCACAAAGTTTAAGAATTGAAACAGTACAGTACACctgttattttttaaatggtaaaCTGTATGGGAAGACTTCCTGACAGCAACAATACTGTTTAGGAACACTGTCCTCAGTAAGAAAGCTTTGAGTGGCAGTCACATAGGATGCCAACAGTCTTTTAATGGAATTTTCAAACTTGATTTAACTAAATTTTCAAATTCAAATACCGACCAACCTGCTGAGAGTTTACATAACTTCCTCTTAAATTTCCAATTTTTTGATAATTCCTTTGCCCAGTTTACAGTGTATTAATGCCAACACATtataaaggggagggggggggggtgcaggaaaGAGAAACACTGTTAAGATCTGTTACAACATGCTTCTTAATTAACCTGCTGAAACTGTTCCCACCATCAGATCTGTACCCAGTGTTGTGCTTTACTCTCAAGTCTGAAGGCCAGGAAACTATAACTGTACTGCTGAATGCTTTACACATTTCAaatgaaaataatttgaaaatttCAAACTCTTAAAAAAATTATAATTTCACCAAAATACGACTGCTTTTCAGATTTTCAATCTGGCTTGAACCCATCACTTGCATAGTACTTACTGTGTGAACCAGGTCAAGTTCCTCCTTATTCAGCGCATTAAGTTTTAAAGATAAATTAACCCTTTCCACTCACCTTGAAAAGCCCTTTCCGCAGCTGATGCAAATGTACGGTTTGCCCACCGCTCCATCGTGAGACCGAATGTGGTAAGTCATCCGGTCCTTCCGCTTAAATCGCTGGTGGCAGATGGGACACTCAAACGGTTTTTCCCCTGAATGTGACAGTTTGTGACGGTTCAAGTGGTAAACGTCCCTGAAAGCTTTGCCACAAAGCTCACAGGCCACATTTTTCCGCATTCTGCCTCTTTTACGAGGAAGGTCAAGGCCACTCGAAGATGCCAGCAGACCATCCCCAAGTCCTGGGATTTGATTTTCCCCTGATCCCAACTCCATGTTCAGTCCAGTGTGCTGAGCCTCGTGAAGCAGCAGGCGGTTAGCGTTCTTGAACACTTTCCCACAGAAACTGCAGGGGTAAAAACCCTCGTCCCTCATGGCCAGTGGGGCCGTCAGCAGTGGCAGGTCCAGCAAAGACGACTTCCGGGGTCTCCCGCGCCCCCGCTTGACCACCTTGGCGTGGTCAATGCCCACTGAGTTCACTGGGGCCTGGAACTGACCGGCCACGAGGGTCGGCGCTGTGGGCGAAGTCACCAAGCCATCCATGGCAGGCAGGGAGCCTTGTAGGGATGGCAGGGTGGCCACTGGGGCGCCGGGGCTGCCCACCTTGACCTCAGCGGTGCCAGGCAAGTGCCCATTCTCACCCACAAAGTTGCCATTGGCACAGTTGGCAGCAGCGGCCGCGGCCAGGTCCAGGGTGAAGCCGAAGTCCACGTTGGCAGGGCGGAAGAGCATCATGTCCCCCCTGGCAGGGGGCACCATGATCTGGACATTGGACTGCTTGATGACCTCCTGGCAGATCTCGATGACAGACCTCATGAGGAGGAACTTGGCGGCCGTCATGAGCTCGGGGAAGCTCTCCAGCCTGACCACGATGCGGGACGTGTAGGCGAAGTCCAGGATGTCCCTGAAGACCTTGGCGCTGATGGTGTGCATCTCCAGCTCGCGGCCGGCTGCCTCGTCCATGGTCGAGCCGAACACCGACTCGAAGTAGTCGCTGCAGGCGGCCAGCACGGCCTTGTGCGCCGGGAAGCTCTCGTCGCCCACCCGCAGCACCACATCGCAGAAGCGGCCGCCGTTCTTCCTCTGCCCGTTGAGTTTCTTCAACATGTCGGCGCTGTGCTGGCTCACCTGGTAGGTGTAGCTGTTCCAGGCCTGCTCGCCAGCTCTTTCCATGGCAGCCCTCCCGCCCGCCTGCCCCCTCACACACCGCCCGGGAAAACCGCTCACCCACCCCGGCTCCCCTCAGCTCACACACCCGGGCTGCTGTCGGCCGAGCCCCCGGGGCTGAGGCCACACGCTGGGCCTGGCTCTGGGACACACCGAGCGGCGGGGTTTAGGCCGAGCCAGGCCGGGCCGGCGCCGCGGGGGGAGCTCCTGCAGCCGCTTTTGTTTCACCTCCGAGCCCGGGCCCCCGCCATCCGGAGCCGCCTCCAAACAACATGGCAGCGCCGGAGCTTCCGCTCGGAGCGACCCTCCCCCcggaccacccccccctcacttacccacaacacccccccccatcaccccctcccccccttacccacaactcaccccctccccccccccccttacccacaacccaccccctccccctcactcacccacaacccaccccctcaccctcacttacccacaacccaccccctccccctcacttacccccatctccccctcccttcccatccCCCTCACTTACCCACAGCCCATTCCCATctcccccacaacctccccctcccccatcatgccCGCTCCAACACGCCATCCCCTTACTTACCCACAGCCCACACccatcaccccctcctccctTACCCAaaacccaccccctccgccacctacAGCTCatccccctacccccacaacccacccctcccgtcacctcctccccctcccatctccccctcccgtcaccccctccccctcccgtcaccccctccccctcccctcaccccctccccctcccctcaccccctccccctcccctcaccccctcccgtcaccccctccccctccccctcctgtcatccccccctcccgtcattccctccccctcccgtcatcccctcccctccccctcccgtcatcccctcccctccccctcccgtcatcccctcccctccccctcccgtcatcccctccccttcccgtcatcccctccccctcccgtcaccccctccccctcccgtcaccccctccccctcccgtcaccccctccccctcccgtcaccccctccccctcccgtcaccccctctccctcccgtcatcccctccccctcccgtcaccccctccccctcccgtcacccgctccccctcccgtcacccgctccccctcccgtcatcccctcaccctcccatcacccccacccGTCACCCCCTCCCgtcatcccctccccctcacgtcatcccctccccctcccgtcatcccctccccctcccgtcatcccctccccctcccgtcatcccctccccctcccgtcatcccctccccctcccatcaccccctcccgtcatcccctccccctcccgtcatcccctccccctcccgtcatccccttcccctcccatcaCCCCCTTCCGTCACCCCCTTccgtcaccccctccccatcccctcccttcccatccccctcactatcccctccCTTCCCATCCCCCTCACTTACCCACAGCCCATCCCCCTCACTTACCCACAGCCCATCCCCCTCACTTACCCAcagcccatccccctccctcttcatctccctcccacaacctccccctcaccatcccctccccctcaccatcccctcccctcacaagccatcccctccctctcaccatcccctccccatcaTCCCCGCTCCAACACGCCACCCCCTCACTTAGCCacaacccaccaccccctcacttaGCCACAACCCACCCCATCATCCCATCCCCCACCTCATCATCCCATCCCCCACCTCATCaccatccctctccccaccccctcaccctcccactccccaccccctcccactccccaccccctcaccctcccactccccaccccctcaccctcccactccccaccccctcaccctcccattccccaccctctcaccctcccactccccaccccctcaccctcccacgccccaccccctcacgccccaccccctcacgccccaccccctcacgccccaccccctcaccctcccacgccccaccccctcaccctcccacgccccaccccctcaccctccacgccccaccccctcaccctcccacgccccaccccctcaccctcccacccccaccccctcaccctcccaccccctcaccctcccacgccCCACCCTCCcacgccccaccccctcacccttcaacgccccaccccctcccacgccccaccccctcaccctcccactccctcccactccccaccccctcaccctcccactccccaccccctcaccctcccactcccccaccccctcaccctcccactccccaccccctcaccctcccaccccctcaccctcccactcccaccccgtcaccctcccactccccacccccctcaccctcccaccccctcaccctcccacccctcaccctcccactccctcaccctcccactccccaccccctcaccctcccaccccctcaccctcccactccccaccccctcaccctcccaccccctcaccctcccactccccacccctcccacccccaccccctcaccctcccactccccaccccctcaccctcccaacgccctcaccctcccaaccccctcaccctcccactccccaccccctcaccctcccactcccccaccccctcaccctcccactccccaccccctcaccctcccactccccaccccctcaccctcccactccccaccccctcaccctcccaatccccaccccctcaccctcccaccccaccccctcaccctccccaccccctccctcccactccccacccccctccctcaccctcccactccccaccccctcaccctcccactccccaccccctcaccctcccactccccaccccctcaccctcccactccccaccccctcaccctcccactccccaccccctcaccctcccactccccaccccctcaccctcccactccccaccccctcaccctcccactccccaccctcccactccccaccctcccactccccaccccctcccactccccaccccctcccactccccaccccctcccactccccaccccctcccactccccaccccctcaccctcccactccccaccccctcaccctcccacaccctcccactccccaccccctcaccctcccacaccctcccactccccaccccctcaccctcccactccctcccactccccaccccctcacactccccaccccctccccaccctcccactccctcaccctcccactccctcaccctcccactccctcacccttcccaccccctcaccctcccactccccaccctcccactccccaccccctcaccctcccactcaccaccccctcaccctcccactcaccctcccactccccaccccctcaccctcccactccccaccccctcaccctcccactccccctcaccctcccactccccctcaccctcccactccccaccccctcaccctcccactcaccaccccctcaccctcccactcaccctcccactccccaccccctcaccctcccactccccaccccctcaccctcccactccccctcaccctcccactccccctcaccctcccactccccctcccactccccaccccctcaccctcccacgccccaccccctcaccctcccacgccccaccccctcaccttccccctccccctcctcaccctcccaccccccaaccctcccaccccctcaccccccaccccctcaccctcccacccctcaccctcccacccccccacccctcaccctcccacccccccacccctcaccctcccacccccccacccctcaccctcccacccctcaccctcccactccccaccccctcaccatccgccttccaacacccccaccccatcttcCCCCAGTTAACCCAGCCCCACTCCATCATCCACACTCCCATTCCATGCCCTCCAATCATTCCCATCATCTGCCAAACTCCCACCTCCTCCTGGatcatccccaccccatcccccaaatcacccacctccttccctcccctaaacaccccatccctccccatcctcatcacccccaccccattaTCCCTCACCGCTATcattccccatccccaccagaaCATCCTTCACCcgtctctccccatcccctccatcCATCTTCCCCCGTATTTCCTCTTTCCTCCTCTTCACCCTCTTTTGCTGGCCATCTgctccttcccccacccttctttctctctctttgcctgCTCCACACCCCTCCCCGGCTCACCCCTACCCCCAAGGGGGAGATTCAGCTGGAGTCCATGTTCACCAAAAGTAGAtacgttttgaaaaaaaaagtatcTCTTTTGCATTGGtcgcattgggtggcacggtgacacagtggttagcactgctgcctcatggtgccaaggatccgggttcaattcctggcttgggtcactgtctgtgtggagtctgcatgttctccctgtgtttgcgtgggttttctccatgtgctccagtttcctcctacagtccgaaagacgtgctaaattctccctcagtgtacccaaacaggcgccggagtgtggcaactgggggattttcacagtaatttcattgtagtgttaatgtaagcctacttgtgacaccattaaataaactttaaacgttattCAATTAAATCGTTCGCAAGATCCTGTTCTCTTAACTGTTTAAGTATGTTGGTGTATTTTTAAGAATGCAATACATTGCATAAACTATATCTCAGTATACATCTTGAACAACATAAATCGAATTGGAAAAGTTGTTATCTTGCAGACCCCTCCTCCTCTCCAACAAAGGCAGGTTCTATCTTCCTGGGAAAATCCCTTGATTGCCATTTCCACGTTTTTAAAATCAGACAAGGATTTGTTCCCGTTTGGAAGTGTGAGACATTAAGATTGCATAAAAGCAGCGTGTAGTTGATAAATTCAGTCGCTGTGAAGGCATGCTGACCCCCACAGTCCCCTACAACAAAAACAAAGATGCGTTTCTCACACCCAACAAAAAGTTACTCACTGCCTGTGGTTTGTTTTGTGGCCGGCTAGCGGagacaatatattttcaaactgCAATGatcaaaatgtttttaaaaaggagATAGTTACATTGAATATGTAGTTTCGAGAAAATCGGGCTTCATTTTAGACTGGAcctccctcacatccccctctcgcacacacacagagacacattcctGTTTCATTCCGACCAAAAAAAGCCCTCGTTGTTTTGCTTTGACGCAACACAATGTTTCCCACTAACCAAACTACGCGTTTATACCTAAATGCAACATTATATTAGGTACCCGCGTCTTTGTCAATAtgttgcagtttttaaaaaaagttttggtTAGATGTGGAATTAAATGGTTTTTGTTTTTCTGAATACTGCAGCTGCATTACAGTTCACTGCCATCAGAAATGCCGCTTTAAGTTACCAAGTGCTGCCCTTTGCCCTCACATGCACACTggtacccacacccacacacattccaGCCCTAGCCAAACTCGAAACTGATATTcatagagagagaaaagaagtTCTACACCCTGACCTTTGAAAAGCTTAGATTGATTCATCGAATGTAAAGGAGATAATGCTGAAAGACACATTTGGATTCAGGTAGAGTCTTTCTCATCCCTGGGAATGCCTCATGGCGTTTCACAACCACTAAAGTACTCTtaaaagtgtaatcactgttactGTGTAGGCagtcaatttgcatacagcaaagtTCCAGCAATCAACAATGACCACATTCTATGTTTTAGTGATGTTACTTGATGGAAAAATGATACCATGGCTTAGGAGGTTAAATTCTGAGGGCAGGTTTCAGAGATCTGGCTTGTTTGTATTTCCTTGATAATAGAAGTTTGAGGGGTAATCTGATAGAGATGTCTAAACTGTTTAAGGATTTGTTAGGTTAGATATGGAGAAAATATGGTAGGGGAATAAAGAACAAGGGTACATAACATAAAACTTGAATATATATAGTGAATATTACATGcatcacaattgtattgaagcacacCAAAGTACAACTTGATCTAACTAGAAAACTTTAATATCATTGCACTTTCTGCAATGGTCATTccgaaatgtttgtaatgttctttcagatattttacaaataaagtatatttttgaaacaaCAATAAAAATTCGAGCAGGCAATTCAGAAGTAAAATGGGAAACAAAACTGGAACTctcttatccccccc encodes the following:
- the patz1 gene encoding POZ-, AT hook-, and zinc finger-containing protein 1 isoform X1, whose protein sequence is MERAGEQAWNSYTYQVSQHSADMLKKLNGQRKNGGRFCDVVLRVGDESFPAHKAVLAACSDYFESVFGSTMDEAAGRELEMHTISAKVFRDILDFAYTSRIVVRLESFPELMTAAKFLLMRSVIEICQEVIKQSNVQIMVPPARGDMMLFRPANVDFGFTLDLAAAAAANCANGNFVGENGHLPGTAEVKVGSPGAPVATLPSLQGSLPAMDGLVTSPTAPTLVAGQFQAPVNSVGIDHAKVVKRGRGRPRKSSLLDLPLLTAPLAMRDEGFYPCSFCGKVFKNANRLLLHEAQHTGLNMELGSGENQIPGLGDGLLASSSGLDLPRKRGRMRKNVACELCGKAFRDVYHLNRHKLSHSGEKPFECPICHQRFKRKDRMTYHIRSHDGAVGKPYICISCGKGFSRPDHLNGHIKQVHTAERPFKCQTCEASFATKDRLRSHLTCHEEKVPCQVCGKYLRAAYMTDHIKKHNEGPNNICNICNKGFSTASYLRVHIKTHHGVPLPNSHTSDPCDRRCKPQPQIMIHKQMQSGEMAFHFDRTRSLQDGEMDGLKCQHQDSQDNSDSFGDLSDISDLKSPLKHDQDESFQCDLNNGKIKIEASAEQYTEPKKYTCPDCGSVFKSKSYLNKHMLKVHVKPTGGPLADLPTGLSSPFSPQQNMSLLESFGFQIVQNAFGSTLADPDPDPGPDPGPEPEQSTEDPAEQK
- the patz1 gene encoding POZ-, AT hook-, and zinc finger-containing protein 1 isoform X2 → MERAGEQAWNSYTYQVSQHSADMLKKLNGQRKNGGRFCDVVLRVGDESFPAHKAVLAACSDYFESVFGSTMDEAAGRELEMHTISAKVFRDILDFAYTSRIVVRLESFPELMTAAKFLLMRSVIEICQEVIKQSNVQIMVPPARGDMMLFRPANVDFGFTLDLAAAAAANCANGNFVGENGHLPGTAEVKVGSPGAPVATLPSLQGSLPAMDGLVTSPTAPTLVAGQFQAPVNSVGIDHAKVVKRGRGRPRKSSLLDLPLLTAPLAMRDEGFYPCSFCGKVFKNANRLLLHEAQHTGLNMELGSGENQIPGLGDGLLASSSGLDLPRKRGRMRKNVACELCGKAFRDVYHLNRHKLSHSGEKPFECPICHQRFKRKDRMTYHIRSHDGAVGKPYICISCGKGFSRPDHLNGHIKQVHTAERPFKCQTCEASFATKDRLRSHLTCHEEKVPCQVCGKYLRAAYMTDHIKKHNEGPNNICNICNKDGEMDGLKCQHQDSQDNSDSFGDLSDISDLKSPLKHDQDESFQCDLNNGKIKIEASAEQYTEPKKYTCPDCGSVFKSKSYLNKHMLKVHVKPTGGPLADLPTGLSSPFSPQQNMSLLESFGFQIVQNAFGSTLADPDPDPGPDPGPEPEQSTEDPAEQK